Proteins from one Setaria italica strain Yugu1 chromosome V, Setaria_italica_v2.0, whole genome shotgun sequence genomic window:
- the LOC101780958 gene encoding acidic endochitinase → MAANLKWPPVLALLLVAGMAGIASAGNIAVYWGQNGGEGSLADACNSGNYAYVIIAFLSTFGNGQTPVLNLAGHCDPSSPGSCTFLSSEIQTCKSQGIKVLLSLGGGGGNYGLSSTDDANSVANYLWDYYLGGSGSPRPLGDAALDGIDFDIENGNSAHYDDLANALKAKGSVMLTAAPQCPYPDASLGPALQTGQFDNVWIQFYNNPGCSYANGDDTNLVNAWRTWTSSVTAGSFYLGLPASNDAAGSGYIAPGDLTGKVIPDIQSIGSYGGIMLWSRFYDVQKNYSGQVKGSV, encoded by the coding sequence ATGGCGGCTAATCTCAAGTGGCCTCCTGTTCTGGCCCTTCTCCTCGTTGCCGGAATGGCTGGCATCGCCAGTGCTGGCAATATCGCCGTGTACTGGGGCCAGAACGGCGGCGAGGGCTCCCTGGCCGACGCCTGCAACTCCGGAAACTACGCCTACGTCATCATCGCGTTCCTCAGCACCTTCGGCAATGGACAAACCCCCGTCCTTAACCTCGCCGGACACTGTGACCCCAGCTCCCCCGGCAGCTGCACCTTCCTGAGCTCCGAAATCCAGACGTGCAAGTCACAGGGCATCAAGGTGCTCCTctccctcggcggcggcggcggcaactaCGGCCTGTCCTCCACCGACGACGCCAACAGCGTGGCCAACTACCTGTGGGACTACTACCTGGGCGGCAGCGGCTCTCCCCGCCCGCTGGGCGACGCCGCGCTGGACGGCATCGACTTCGACATCGAGAACGGCAACTCGGCGCACTACGACGACCTGGCGAACGCGCTCAAGGCTAAGGGTAGTGTGATGCTGACGGCGGCGCCGCAGTGCCCCTACCCGGACGCGTCGCTGGGGCCGGCGCTGCAGACGGGGCAGTTCGACAACGTGTGGATCCAGTTCTACAACAACCCCGGGTGCTCGTACGCCAACGGAGACGACACCAACCTGGTGAACGCGTGGAGGACGTGGACAAGCAGCGTCACGGCCGGGAGCTTCTACCTTGGCCTGCCGGCATCCAACGACGCCGCGGGCAGCGGGTACATCGCGCCCGGCGACCTGACGGGGAAGGTGATCCCCGACATCCAGAGCATCGGCAGCTATGGCGGGATCATGCTGTGGAGCCGCTTCTACGACGTGCAGAAGAACTACAGCGGCCAGGTGAAGGGCAGCGTCTGA
- the LOC101780303 gene encoding F-box/kelch-repeat protein At3g61590, whose protein sequence is MIGLMEDHSPWDYLSVDQIRTPAFNSGVVSEASNGGKEFSVSLDAVVPDDILERIFTFLPIASMIRATAVCKRWYGIIYSSRFLWTHMMPQRPWYFMFTSNETAAGYAFDPILRKWYDLELPYIDKSSCFVSSSCGLVCFMDNDNRNSISVSNPITKNSKRLLEPPGETLPDYSTIAMKVDRLSHKYSITVAKSKQIPEDFVRWEFSVYKYDSWSGTWVTSASEVFIGWRGGDDSVICDGVLYCLIHSTGVLGNVNPRHGLIMYDLVGGPSKTSLVQTSIPVPCSLTCGRLVNLKEKLVLVGGIAKHNRPDIIKGIGIWELHEKQWHEVTRMPHKFFQGFGEFDDVFACSGTDDLVYIQSYGATALLVFDMMHKQWKWSVKCPVSKRFPLQLFTGFCFEPRLDITA, encoded by the coding sequence ATGATTGGTCTCATGGAAGACCATTCACCATGGGATTATCTTTCAGTTGATCAGATTAGAACTCCTGCATTCAACTCTGGAGTTGTTTCTGAAGCAAGCAACGGAGGCAAAGAGTTCTCAGTTTCATTGGACGCTGTCGTTCCTGATGATATACTGGAGAGGATTTTCACATTCTTGCCTATAGCAAGCATGATAAGGGCAACAGCAGTATGCAAGAGATGGTACGGCATTATCTATTCAAGCAGATTTCTTTGGACCCACATGATGCCTCAACGGCCATGGTACTTCATGTTTACCTCTAATGAAACTGCTGCCGGTTATGCTTTTGACCCCATCCTTCGTAAGTGGTATGATTTAGAGCTTCCTTATATTGACAAGAGCAGCTGTTTTGTCTCTTCTTCTTGTGGCCTAGTTTGCTTCATGGACAATGACAACAGGAACTCCATTTCTGTATCTAACCCTATCACAAAAAACTCCAAGAGGCTTTTGGAGCCTCCCGGTGAAACATTGCCAGACTACAGTACCATTGCCATGAAAGTAGATCGGTTGTCTCATAAGTACTCCATTACAGTGGCAAAATCCAAGCAAATTCCTGAAGATTTTGTCCGATGGGAATTTTCAGTATACAAGTATGATTCTTGGAGTGGTACATGGGTAACTTCTGCGAGTGAAGTGTTCATTGGTTGGAGAGGGGGTGATGATAGTGTCATATGCGACGGAGTCCTGTACTGCTTAATTCACTCCACTGGTGTCCTTGGCAATGTCAACCCTCGTCATGGCCTTATCATGTATGACCTTGTTGGTGGACCTTCGAAGACTTCTTTAGTGCAAACATCAATCCCGGTACCATGTTCTCTCACATGTGGCCGTCTGGTAAACTTGAAGGAGAAGCTGGTTTTGGTTGGCGGAATTGCAAAACACAACAGACCTGATATCATTAAAGGAATAGGAATATGGGAACTCCATGAGAAACAGTGGCATGAGGTAACTCGGATGCCCCACAAATTCTTCCAAGGATTTGGTGAATTCGATGATGTTTTTGCCTGCAGTGGCACAGATGACCTTGTCTATATACAAAGCTATGGTGCAACTGCTTTGCTTGTTTTTGACATGATGCATAAGCAATGGAAGTGGTCGGTGAAATGTCCTGTGAGCAAAAGATTTCCTCTCCAGCTTTTCACTGGATTTTGCTTTGAGCCCCGTCTTGATATCACTGCTTAA
- the LOC101769249 gene encoding uncharacterized protein LOC101769249, translating into MSIEIVHRYFKEVLYAIGELRQEMIRAPSNETPVKISNSPRWYPYFKDCVGAIDGTHVYARVPAKIQAAFRGRKHYPTQNVLAAVDFDLKFTYVLPGWEGSAHDATVLADALEREDVLRVPPGKFYLVDAGYACRPGFLPPYRGTRYHLKEYGARNYPTNPRELFNLRHSSLRVSVERAFGALKNRFRIIDNTPFHPYKTQVKLVLACYILHNWILGHGVDEVVPTEFSWVPNNNASPGHGVQMDDNVVWAQRMAEEMNAEILAADELVFPGGAVGADGDDGPVGAVGVVPGVAQQRPAMRNDKGCKEVHLNQVAKALHEFSGNEVTSTQVYNHLRKWRQRWVKISKLRELSGALWDGDSSMIVLEEEHYNGHIKAHPKDAEYLNKPIVYYQEMMVIFGNGQATGKYAMGSNETLGSPSDFAYNPMKHDLPEELRSGKPEAAYVSKSEPPVGSKRKRSMLSDDDVLVFTSMTDAVNNVADAIRSTKVEDSHPDLYGALMYMPGFCEEALMLAYGHLLNNKAQGSTFVQMSHTMFFG; encoded by the exons ATGTCAATAGAAATAGTGCATAGATATTTCAAGGAGGTCTTGTATGCTATTGGGGAACTTAGGCAAGAAATGATTAGAGCTCCATCTAATGAGACACCAGTTAAGATAAGCAATAGCccaagatggtacccatatttcaag GACTGTGTTGGGGCAATAGATGGGACTCATGTATATGCTAGAGTGCCAGCCAAGATCCAAGCAGCATTTAGGGGAAGGAAGCACTACCCCACACAAAATGTTCTTGCTGCTGTTGACTTTGATCTGAAATTTACTTATGTCTTACCTGGTTGGGAAGGGTCTGCTCATGATGCTACTGTTCTTGCTGATGCACTAGAGAGGGAGGATGTGTTAAGGGTTCCACCAG GAAAATTCTACTTagtagatgctggatatgctTGTCGTCCTGGATTCCTTCCTCCTTACCGTGGCACTAGGTACCATCTGAAAGAGTATGGTGCTAGGAACTACCCAACCAACCCAAGGGAGTTGTTTAATTTGAGGCATTCAAGTCTGAGAGTATCTGTTGAAAGGGCTTTTGGTGCTTTGAAGAACCGTTTTCGCATCATTGATAATACACCATTTCATCCCTACAAGACACAAGTGAAGTTAGTACTTGCTTGCTacatattgcataattggaTACTTGGGCATGGGGTTGATGAGGTAGTTCCTACTGAGTTCTCATGGGTGCCCAACAATAATGCTAGTCCTGGACATGGGGTCCAGATGGATGACAATGTTGTTTGGGCTCAAA GAATGGCTGAGGAGATGAATGCTGAGATCCTTGCTGCTGATGAGCTTGTGTTCCCTGGTGGGGCTGTTGGGGCTGATGGAGATGATGGGCCTGTTGGGGCTGTTGGGGTTGTTCCTGGTGTTGCTCAGCAGAGACCTGCTATGAG GAATGATAAAGGTTGCAAAGAAGTCCACCTCAATCAGGTTGCCAAGGCTCTGCATGAGTTCAGTGGCAATGAAGTCACTAGCACACAGGTGTATAATCACTTGAGGAAGTGGAGGCAGAGGTGGGTTAAAATCTCAAAGCTGAGAGAGCTGAGTGGAGCCTTGTGGGATGGGGACAGCTCCATGATTGTCCTTGAGGAGGAGCACTACAATGGCCACATCAAG GCACACCCCAAAGATGCTGAGTACCTCAACAAGCCAATTGTGTACTACCAGGAGATGATGGTCATCTTTGGTAATGGTCAGGCAACAGGTAAGTATGCTATGGGGTCAAATGAGACTCTTGGTAGTCCTTCTGACTTTGCCTACAACCCAATGAAGCATGACCTACCTGAGGAGCTTAGGAGTGGCAAGCCTGAGGCAGCTTATGTTTCCAAGTCAGAACCACCTGTTGGAAGCAAGAGAAAGAGGTCCATGCTGTCAGATGATGATGTCCTTGTGTTCACTAGCATGACTGATGCAGTGAACAATGTTGCAGATGCTATACGTTCTACCAAGGTTGAGGATTCCCACCCTGACTTGTATGGTGCACTGATGTACATGCCAGGGTTCTGCGAGGAAGCTCTAATGCTTGCATATGGTCACCTGCTTAACAATAAGGCCCAGGGATCTACTTTTGTGCAGATGTCTCACACCATGTTCTTTGGCTGA
- the LOC101769652 gene encoding acidic endochitinase-like, giving the protein MAAKLSNLKWPPLVALLVLLAGMVGITFAGNMAMYWGQNGDAATMADVCNSGLYTFVLLPRLNTTGILRANRTDLSADIQACQSLDVKVLLSVGGGSSSAISVQAQTVDSKYLWHNFLGGNSSSRPLGNAVLDGINFDTETGDVARYEALANSLSQLSAQGHGRKLYLTAAPQRPYPAAVKIANLHNFPESSLYVYRQTNYNANQHDPSQFGFATRLEKGY; this is encoded by the coding sequence ATGGCTGCCAAGCTGAGTAACCTCAAGTGGCCTCCTCTCGTTGCCCTGCTTGTCCTCCTCGCCGGCATGGTTGGCATCACCTTTGCCGGCAACATGGCCATGTACTGGGGCCAGAACGGCGATGCGGCCACCATGGCCGACGTCTGCAACTCCGGCCTCTACACCTTTgtcctcctcccgcgcctcAACACCACCGGCATCCTTCGGGCCAATCGCACCGACCTCAGCGCCGACATCCAGGCCTGCCAATCGCTGGACGTCAAAGTGCTCCTatccgtcggcggcggcagctcctcCGCCATCAGCGTCCAGGCTCAGACCGTGGACAGTAAGTACCTGTGGCACAACTTCCTGGGCGGCAACTCATCGTCCCGCCCGCTCGGCAACGCCGTCCTGGACGGCATCAACTTCGACACCGAGACTGGCGACGTTGCGCGCTATGAAGCGCTGGCCAACTCCCTGTCACAGCTCAGTGCCCAAGGCCATGGCCGGAAGCTGTACCTGACGGCGGCGCCACAACGTCCGTACCCAGCTGCTGTCAAGATAGCTAACCTGCACAACTTTCCTGAGAGCTCTTTGTATGTCTATCGCCAGACGAACTACAATGCAAACCAGCATGATCCTTCACAATTTGGGTTTGCGACAAGGCTGGAGAAGGGGTACTAG